A genomic window from Litoreibacter janthinus includes:
- a CDS encoding extensin family protein, translating into MKRLVVALLLLAGAAQANTSTSLRPVPREPVPQAPDRAIIVEVSQSQLAPRRSLRPVSRGGKTTRQSSTNAKPNTFGQQLKQAFNKKPGTRARASSKNTASSKRVAKGLQGSVCGDPNIRGEKIGPIPAKLNGCGLNNGVKVTEVSGVALTQHAKIDCNTAKALRSWVENGVKPAVGRRGGGVKSIQVVAHYACRTRNNQKGAKVSEHGRGRAVDIAAINLKDGSSMTVLKGWRSAQNGPALKRMHKAACGPFGTVLGPNANRFHQDHFHFDTARYRSGTYCR; encoded by the coding sequence ATGAAGCGGCTGGTGGTGGCATTGCTGCTGCTGGCTGGGGCGGCGCAGGCGAATACGTCAACCTCTCTGCGACCTGTGCCACGTGAACCGGTCCCGCAGGCACCGGACCGCGCGATCATCGTTGAAGTCTCGCAATCGCAACTGGCGCCTAGGCGTTCGCTCCGGCCGGTCTCTCGCGGCGGGAAGACGACGCGCCAATCTTCTACCAATGCGAAGCCCAACACATTCGGCCAGCAATTGAAGCAGGCCTTCAACAAAAAGCCAGGGACGCGCGCGCGTGCTTCATCGAAAAACACCGCTTCGTCCAAGCGGGTCGCCAAGGGGCTGCAAGGGTCTGTCTGCGGCGATCCGAACATCCGGGGAGAAAAGATCGGTCCAATCCCCGCAAAGCTTAATGGGTGCGGGCTGAACAATGGGGTGAAGGTAACCGAGGTGTCCGGTGTCGCACTGACACAACATGCCAAGATCGACTGCAATACCGCCAAAGCCTTGAGGAGCTGGGTGGAAAACGGTGTGAAGCCGGCGGTAGGGCGCAGGGGTGGCGGTGTGAAGTCGATACAGGTTGTGGCGCATTACGCCTGCCGGACCCGCAACAACCAGAAAGGTGCGAAAGTCTCCGAGCATGGCCGCGGTCGTGCGGTGGACATCGCAGCAATCAACTTGAAGGACGGCTCTTCGATGACTGTCCTAAAGGGATGGCGCAGTGCGCAGAACGGGCCCGCACTGAAGAGAATGCATAAGGCAGCCTGCGGTCCTTTTGGAACGGTGCTTGGCCCGAATGCCAACCGCTTTCATCAGGACCACTTCCACTTCGACACCGCGCGGTATCGTTCGGGCACCTATTGCCGTTAA
- a CDS encoding prephenate/arogenate dehydrogenase family protein, whose amino-acid sequence MAQLYNRVALIGLGLIAGSMAHAMKRAGLAGEIVGYSRSAETRDVAREIGLCDRVVDNMLDAVDGADLVMLCVPVGAMGAVAAEIAPALMPGALVSDVGSTKGAVIEAVTPHMPAGVHFIPAHPLAGTEQSGPRSGFAELFDNRWCLLTPLEGTDPEVLSRYKSLWEQMGSNVDEMDAPHHDLVLAVTSHTPHLIAYTMVGVADDLQRVTDSEVVKYSAAGFRDFTRIAASDPTMWRDVFLANKEATLEILGRFTEELFALQRAIRTGDGEHLHDYFTHTRAIRRGIIEAGQDIDVPNFGRNAK is encoded by the coding sequence ATGGCACAACTCTACAATCGGGTCGCCCTAATCGGGTTGGGCCTCATAGCGGGGTCCATGGCACATGCTATGAAACGCGCGGGCTTGGCAGGCGAAATTGTTGGCTATTCACGTTCCGCCGAGACACGTGATGTCGCGCGCGAAATTGGCCTGTGTGATCGTGTGGTCGATAACATGCTGGATGCGGTTGATGGCGCAGACTTGGTGATGCTCTGCGTGCCGGTCGGCGCGATGGGCGCTGTGGCAGCCGAGATTGCTCCTGCCTTGATGCCCGGTGCATTGGTGTCCGACGTTGGCTCCACCAAAGGCGCGGTCATCGAAGCCGTAACCCCTCATATGCCTGCAGGCGTTCACTTCATTCCTGCGCACCCACTGGCAGGGACAGAGCAGTCCGGCCCGCGCTCCGGCTTTGCCGAGCTTTTCGACAACCGCTGGTGTTTGCTGACCCCGTTGGAGGGGACCGATCCCGAGGTGCTGTCGCGTTATAAGTCCCTTTGGGAGCAAATGGGCTCGAATGTCGACGAGATGGACGCACCGCACCACGATCTGGTGCTGGCTGTGACATCGCATACGCCGCACCTCATCGCTTACACGATGGTGGGCGTCGCTGACGACTTGCAGCGGGTGACAGACAGCGAAGTGGTGAAATATTCTGCCGCCGGGTTCCGGGATTTTACGCGGATCGCAGCATCCGACCCGACGATGTGGCGGGATGTGTTCTTGGCGAACAAAGAGGCGACGCTGGAAATCCTTGGTCGCTTCACTGAAGAGCTGTTTGCTTTGCAGCGCGCAATCCGCACCGGTGATGGCGAGCACTTGCACGATTACTTCACTCATACTCGCGCGATCCGGCGTGGAATTATCGAGGCGGGGCAGGATATCGATGTGCCGAACTTCGGGCGGAACGCCAAATGA
- the hisC gene encoding histidinol-phosphate transaminase, with translation MTITPQPGIMDIKLYQSGASKIEGVSEVVKLSSNENPHGPSKRALDAFRQAAGELHLYPSTDHVDLRNAIGEVQGMDPQKITCGVGSDEIISFICYAYAAPGDEVLYTEHGFSMYRISALAAGATPVVAPETERRTDVDKLLAAVTERTKLVFIANPNNPTGTMIDEAEVARLADGLPEGCLLVLDGAYAEFVEGFDAGKAIVDARENVFMTRTFSKIFGLGGLRIGYGYGPQEIIDTLNRVRGPFNLSVPALKAAESAMRDVGYTEWCRKENARMREWMTLKLQAMGVELDPSEANFVLARFKDQAKAEAVDAHLKSKGLIVRLVGGYGLPNCLRITVGTEEACKRVIAAIKEVL, from the coding sequence ATGACGATCACGCCGCAGCCGGGGATCATGGATATTAAGCTCTACCAATCCGGCGCCTCGAAGATCGAAGGCGTCTCGGAAGTGGTGAAGCTGTCATCCAACGAGAACCCGCATGGCCCGTCGAAACGGGCTTTGGATGCGTTCCGCCAAGCCGCGGGAGAGCTGCATTTATATCCCTCGACCGACCATGTAGACCTGCGAAACGCGATTGGCGAAGTGCAGGGGATGGACCCGCAAAAAATCACCTGCGGCGTCGGGTCGGACGAGATCATCTCCTTCATTTGCTATGCTTATGCAGCACCCGGAGATGAGGTGCTTTATACGGAACACGGGTTCTCGATGTATCGCATCTCTGCCTTGGCCGCGGGTGCGACGCCCGTTGTCGCGCCAGAGACGGAGCGGCGCACGGATGTCGACAAGTTGCTGGCAGCTGTGACTGAGCGGACCAAGCTTGTGTTCATCGCCAACCCGAACAATCCCACAGGCACTATGATTGATGAGGCCGAAGTCGCGCGACTGGCCGATGGCCTCCCAGAGGGCTGCCTGTTGGTGCTGGACGGGGCTTACGCCGAGTTCGTTGAGGGCTTCGACGCTGGCAAGGCGATCGTGGATGCCCGCGAGAATGTGTTTATGACACGCACCTTCTCGAAAATTTTCGGGCTTGGCGGTTTGCGAATTGGCTACGGCTATGGCCCGCAGGAAATCATCGATACGTTGAACCGCGTCCGTGGCCCATTCAATCTGAGCGTGCCCGCGCTGAAAGCTGCAGAAAGCGCGATGCGAGATGTCGGCTACACCGAGTGGTGCCGGAAAGAGAACGCGCGAATGCGCGAGTGGATGACCCTGAAATTGCAAGCCATGGGTGTCGAGCTAGATCCCTCCGAGGCGAATTTCGTACTCGCCCGTTTCAAGGATCAAGCGAAAGCGGAGGCTGTGGATGCCCATTTGAAGTCAAAAGGGCTGATCGTGCGCCTCGTGGGGGGCTACGGTTTGCCCAACTGTTTAAGGATCACCGTCGGAACCGAGGAAGCGTGCAAGCGCGTCATTGCGGCCATCAAGGAGGTGCTCTGA
- a CDS encoding primosomal protein N': protein MSGFFHEGELVGVVTTQPLDRMLDYKAPEGGCHLGAFVEVPLGPRKVLGVVWGPGKGDFDYFKIRSVIRVLDVPPMRDEMKEFLTRAGAYTLTPLSAMVRLATRSPGLGDPPAMRKVFRMGTGEVDRMTPAREKVLAVLEEFGGLSFTLKELAEQAGVGSSVVKGLAAQGAVREEDSPRDLPFARLDPSRPGKELTEDQATAVVALDRDGYSTTLLKGVTGSGKTEVYLEAVAACLRKGRQALVLLPEIALTSEFLTRVEDRFGARPAEWHSGVTMTERRRVWRMVADGGAELVVGARSALFLPYRDLGLIVVDEEHDSSYKQEEGVLYNARDMTVLRASLCGAQVVLASATPSLETWANAEAGKYARVELTSRFGDAVLPEMRAIDMRREDLPGSRWVSPTLQNEIAKRIELGEQSLVFLNRRGYAPMTLCRACGHQIVCEHCDARMVEHRFLKRLMCHQCGETKPMPTACPSCEAEDRLAPIGPGVERMGEELAELFPDARVVVLSSDLYGTSRELKAHIEAIAEGGADIIIGTQLVAKGHNFPHLTLVGVIDADLGLQGSDLRAAEKTFQLMRQVAGRAGRAEKRGVALLQTFQPEHPVITSILNGDEEAFWKAEAAEREQAGMPPYGRMAGVILSGPEVGPVFDLGNALARNDGALKRVGAQVYGPAPAPIARIRGRHRVRLLVKAPKGAALQGALAEWIRPVRLKGDLRLQIDIDPQSFF, encoded by the coding sequence GTGAGCGGGTTTTTCCATGAAGGCGAATTGGTGGGGGTCGTGACCACCCAGCCCTTAGACCGCATGCTCGACTACAAAGCCCCGGAGGGCGGCTGCCACTTAGGGGCGTTCGTCGAAGTCCCGCTCGGACCGCGCAAAGTGCTAGGTGTCGTTTGGGGACCCGGAAAAGGCGACTTCGATTATTTCAAAATCCGTTCTGTCATCCGCGTTCTCGACGTCCCACCGATGCGCGACGAGATGAAGGAATTCCTGACCCGCGCAGGGGCTTACACTTTGACACCGCTGAGTGCGATGGTTCGACTTGCGACGCGCTCTCCGGGGCTGGGCGATCCGCCAGCGATGCGAAAAGTATTTCGCATGGGCACGGGAGAGGTCGACCGCATGACCCCAGCCCGCGAAAAGGTTCTGGCGGTGCTGGAAGAGTTTGGGGGGCTGTCCTTCACCCTGAAGGAATTGGCAGAGCAAGCAGGTGTCGGGTCGTCCGTCGTCAAAGGCTTGGCCGCGCAAGGTGCCGTGCGCGAAGAGGACAGCCCCCGCGACTTGCCTTTCGCGCGGCTGGACCCGTCCCGCCCCGGGAAAGAGTTGACCGAGGACCAAGCAACTGCCGTGGTGGCTTTGGACCGCGATGGCTATTCCACGACGCTGCTGAAAGGCGTCACAGGGTCGGGCAAAACTGAGGTTTATCTAGAAGCTGTGGCGGCTTGCCTGCGAAAAGGGCGGCAAGCCTTGGTGCTGTTGCCGGAAATTGCACTGACCTCTGAGTTTCTGACACGTGTGGAGGACCGGTTCGGCGCGCGTCCCGCAGAATGGCATTCCGGCGTGACCATGACAGAGCGTCGGCGCGTCTGGCGCATGGTTGCGGATGGCGGCGCGGAGTTGGTTGTCGGCGCACGATCTGCGTTGTTTCTGCCCTACCGCGATCTTGGCTTGATCGTTGTGGATGAAGAGCATGACAGCTCCTACAAGCAGGAAGAAGGTGTGCTGTATAACGCCCGCGACATGACAGTTCTGCGCGCATCGCTCTGCGGTGCTCAGGTGGTTCTGGCCTCCGCCACGCCATCGCTGGAGACTTGGGCCAACGCAGAGGCTGGGAAATACGCACGGGTCGAATTGACCTCGCGTTTTGGAGATGCGGTGCTGCCCGAAATGCGCGCCATTGATATGCGCCGCGAAGACCTTCCAGGATCACGCTGGGTGTCGCCGACCTTGCAAAACGAGATCGCAAAAAGGATCGAACTCGGTGAGCAGTCGCTGGTCTTCCTGAACCGCCGTGGCTACGCGCCAATGACGCTTTGCCGCGCCTGTGGGCACCAAATCGTCTGCGAACACTGCGACGCGCGAATGGTCGAGCATCGGTTCCTCAAGCGCTTGATGTGCCACCAATGTGGCGAAACGAAACCGATGCCCACCGCCTGCCCGTCCTGCGAGGCGGAGGACCGGTTGGCCCCTATCGGCCCGGGTGTGGAGCGGATGGGCGAAGAGTTGGCCGAACTGTTCCCTGACGCTCGCGTCGTGGTGTTGTCCTCCGATCTCTATGGCACGTCGCGCGAACTCAAAGCGCATATCGAAGCGATTGCAGAGGGTGGCGCGGATATCATCATTGGCACGCAACTTGTGGCCAAAGGGCACAACTTCCCGCATTTGACCTTGGTGGGTGTCATCGATGCCGATCTTGGGCTGCAAGGCTCCGACCTGCGCGCAGCAGAAAAGACATTCCAATTGATGCGCCAAGTCGCAGGGCGGGCAGGGCGCGCAGAGAAACGTGGCGTGGCATTGCTGCAAACTTTCCAGCCGGAACATCCGGTCATCACCTCAATCCTCAATGGGGATGAAGAAGCGTTTTGGAAGGCCGAAGCAGCGGAGCGGGAACAAGCCGGTATGCCGCCTTACGGGCGTATGGCAGGAGTTATTTTGTCAGGTCCGGAAGTAGGACCTGTGTTCGATCTGGGCAACGCATTGGCGCGCAATGATGGCGCGCTGAAGCGAGTTGGCGCGCAGGTTTACGGCCCCGCGCCCGCGCCAATTGCGCGCATTCGCGGGCGACACCGCGTGCGGCTTCTGGTGAAAGCCCCGAAAGGGGCGGCGTTGCAGGGGGCGTTGGCGGAATGGATCCGGCCCGTGCGCTTGAAGGGCGATTTGCGGTTGCAGATCGACATTGACCCGCAAAGCTTCTTTTAG
- the fsa gene encoding fructose-6-phosphate aldolase, which yields MKFFVDTAEIDDIKELNALGIVDGVTTNPSLIAKSGRDILEVTKEICDIVSGPVSAEVVALNADDMIAEGRKLAKIADNIAVKVPLTWDGLKACNVLTNEGHMVNVTLCFSANQALLAAKVGATFISPFIGRLDDLNLDGMELIADIREIYDNYGFETEILAASIRSANHMSDCAKVGADVATAPPAVIKAMANHVLTDKGLDGFMKDVAKANIKIV from the coding sequence ATGAAATTCTTCGTAGACACTGCCGAAATTGACGACATCAAAGAATTGAACGCATTGGGCATCGTAGACGGGGTCACCACCAACCCGTCGCTGATCGCCAAATCCGGCCGCGACATTCTCGAAGTGACTAAGGAAATCTGCGACATCGTTTCTGGCCCCGTGTCAGCCGAAGTGGTTGCACTGAACGCGGACGACATGATCGCGGAAGGCCGCAAGCTGGCGAAGATTGCCGACAACATCGCTGTGAAAGTGCCCCTGACTTGGGACGGGCTGAAAGCCTGTAACGTGCTGACAAACGAAGGCCACATGGTCAACGTGACGCTCTGCTTCTCGGCCAACCAGGCGCTGCTGGCGGCAAAGGTTGGGGCCACGTTTATCTCGCCGTTCATCGGACGTCTGGATGACTTGAACCTCGACGGCATGGAATTGATCGCCGACATCCGCGAAATCTACGACAATTACGGCTTCGAGACCGAAATTCTGGCCGCTTCCATCCGCTCTGCCAATCACATGTCGGATTGCGCCAAAGTCGGCGCAGATGTGGCTACTGCGCCACCTGCCGTGATCAAAGCGATGGCAAACCACGTTCTGACGGACAAGGGCTTGGACGGGTTCATGAAAGACGTCGCCAAGGCAAACATCAAAATCGTCTAA
- a CDS encoding DUF808 domain-containing protein, translated as MSGLLALLDDVAGIAKIAAASVDDVMSQATQAGAQAAGALIDDAAVTPKYLHGFEASRELPLVWRIAKGSLKNKLLYLLPVGLLLSNFAPWTITPLLMLGGGYLCFEGAEKIAHLFVHSTHDADQPADMPQDPAHLEEEKAAGAIKTDFILSAEIMTIALAAIPESSFAMEAATLVTVAIGITALVYGSVALIVKADDIGLTMAERGRLFATRALGRGIVKAMPGFLQLLLIVGTAAMLWVGGSIVIHGLDSLGFSWPEHIIHDVSYAAADAIGTAKGAVQWITKATMDGIFGLGLGLILIPIATKILIPTWGRLRGK; from the coding sequence ATGAGCGGATTACTTGCCCTCCTTGACGACGTGGCTGGCATCGCCAAAATCGCCGCAGCCTCCGTCGACGACGTCATGAGCCAGGCAACGCAAGCTGGCGCGCAAGCCGCGGGTGCGTTGATCGATGACGCGGCGGTGACACCAAAATACCTGCACGGGTTCGAGGCTTCGCGAGAATTGCCGCTGGTCTGGCGGATCGCCAAGGGGTCGCTCAAGAACAAACTGCTCTATTTGCTGCCGGTCGGCCTGTTGCTCTCCAACTTCGCACCTTGGACGATCACGCCTCTTCTAATGCTCGGCGGCGGCTATTTGTGCTTTGAAGGTGCCGAGAAGATCGCCCATCTGTTCGTTCATTCAACCCATGACGCGGATCAGCCCGCCGATATGCCCCAAGACCCTGCCCATCTTGAAGAAGAAAAAGCCGCAGGTGCAATCAAGACCGACTTCATCCTGTCGGCCGAGATCATGACCATAGCCCTTGCCGCCATCCCTGAAAGCAGTTTCGCGATGGAGGCCGCAACCCTTGTCACTGTGGCCATCGGCATAACGGCACTGGTCTACGGCTCCGTCGCGCTGATCGTGAAGGCCGACGACATAGGGTTGACCATGGCTGAGCGCGGCCGCCTGTTTGCGACACGGGCCTTGGGGCGCGGCATCGTCAAAGCCATGCCCGGCTTCTTGCAGCTTCTGCTGATCGTCGGCACCGCGGCGATGCTCTGGGTCGGTGGGTCCATTGTTATCCACGGACTGGACAGCCTCGGCTTCAGCTGGCCAGAACATATTATTCACGACGTGTCCTACGCCGCTGCCGACGCCATCGGCACCGCAAAGGGTGCGGTGCAATGGATCACCAAAGCCACCATGGACGGCATATTTGGTCTTGGGCTTGGTCTAATCCTCATCCCCATCGCAACAAAGATCTTAATCCCGACTTGGGGCAGACTACGCGGCAAGTAG
- a CDS encoding DMT family transporter, protein MKLSPAALGPIFASIAVTLFSLNDVTMKFLSGGYALHQIVLIRSIVGMAVVLLVMVPFQGGLTALRTNRIGAQMARAGMVFFANMTFFLGLAALPLADAVALFFVSPFVITIFSVLFLGEAVGPRRWGAVAVGLIGVLIILRPGTSAFQLASLLPIAAAFGYGGLHIMTRYLRNTETTVSMVFYIQLMFILATCVLGLVMGDGKFATTENPSLEFLFRPWVWPETSDVPFILVLGVFAAVGGYFISLAYRTGEAALVAPFEYLALPLSIILGMLIFDEWPDAVAWMGIALILTSGLYTVWRENQLAKRQTPKRQG, encoded by the coding sequence ATGAAGCTTTCCCCAGCGGCCCTTGGCCCGATTTTTGCATCCATTGCGGTGACGCTGTTTTCGTTGAATGACGTGACCATGAAGTTCCTGTCTGGCGGCTATGCGCTGCACCAGATTGTGCTGATCCGTTCCATTGTCGGCATGGCTGTAGTGCTCTTGGTCATGGTCCCGTTCCAAGGTGGACTCACTGCCCTGAGAACCAACCGTATCGGGGCGCAGATGGCGCGCGCGGGAATGGTGTTCTTCGCCAACATGACGTTCTTTCTTGGGCTCGCAGCGCTGCCATTGGCGGACGCCGTGGCCCTGTTCTTTGTCTCGCCCTTCGTAATCACTATCTTTTCGGTCCTGTTTCTGGGTGAAGCAGTCGGGCCGCGACGCTGGGGGGCCGTGGCGGTTGGATTGATCGGCGTTTTGATTATCCTGCGCCCCGGCACTTCGGCATTCCAGCTTGCGTCCCTGTTGCCCATCGCAGCAGCATTCGGTTACGGCGGGCTGCACATCATGACCCGCTATCTGCGCAACACTGAAACCACTGTATCCATGGTGTTCTACATCCAGCTCATGTTCATTCTGGCGACTTGTGTGCTGGGGCTTGTCATGGGCGACGGGAAGTTCGCAACCACCGAAAACCCCTCGTTGGAATTTCTGTTCCGCCCTTGGGTCTGGCCGGAGACAAGCGATGTCCCGTTTATCCTTGTGCTTGGGGTGTTCGCCGCAGTTGGCGGCTACTTCATTTCCTTAGCCTATCGCACGGGCGAGGCCGCACTGGTCGCCCCGTTTGAGTACCTCGCCCTGCCCTTGTCGATTATTCTGGGAATGCTGATCTTCGATGAATGGCCCGACGCGGTCGCATGGATGGGCATTGCGCTGATCCTCACCTCTGGGCTGTATACCGTGTGGCGGGAAAACCAGCTTGCCAAGCGTCAGACGCCCAAGCGCCAAGGGTAG
- a CDS encoding DUF484 family protein — MIEQAEVLDALRNKILSDPEVILEDQDLMRALIDANERSLGGNIVDLRGIAMERLESRLDRLEDTHRSVIAAAYENLAGTNLIHNAILKVLEPTDFPAFLTTLSGDLLESLRVSRLRLILESKEHDSPSIGFEDVLSIVEPGVVDHYITAGRDIPVRPVSLRQVSPASEDVYGDNAAYIKSEALLRLDLGQGRLPALLVMGSEDPHQFRPNQGTDLLTFFGAAFERAIKRWLA; from the coding sequence ATGATTGAGCAGGCCGAAGTGCTGGACGCGCTGCGCAACAAGATTCTTTCTGACCCGGAAGTTATTCTGGAAGATCAAGACCTTATGCGGGCTTTGATCGATGCGAACGAGCGCTCTCTTGGCGGCAACATTGTCGACCTGCGCGGAATCGCTATGGAACGCCTGGAAAGCCGCCTTGATCGTCTTGAGGACACCCACCGTTCAGTCATCGCCGCCGCTTACGAGAATTTGGCCGGCACAAACCTCATTCACAACGCGATATTGAAAGTGCTGGAGCCTACCGATTTTCCAGCGTTTCTGACAACACTGTCAGGTGATCTTCTGGAATCGCTTCGCGTTTCCCGCTTGCGGCTGATCCTTGAGTCCAAAGAACACGACAGCCCGTCGATCGGGTTCGAAGACGTGCTGTCCATCGTCGAGCCGGGCGTTGTCGATCACTACATCACCGCTGGCCGCGACATCCCAGTGCGCCCTGTCAGCTTGCGTCAGGTCTCGCCAGCGTCTGAGGACGTTTACGGCGATAATGCCGCATACATCAAATCCGAAGCCCTGCTACGGCTAGATCTAGGCCAAGGCCGGCTGCCCGCTTTGCTGGTCATGGGCTCCGAAGACCCACATCAGTTCCGACCAAATCAAGGCACCGATTTGCTTACGTTCTTTGGCGCCGCCTTTGAGCGGGCAATCAAGCGCTGGCTGGCGTAA
- a CDS encoding tyrosine recombinase XerC, with product MLISAASRDALEGWLIHRKSLDGVAENTVEAYRCDVLGFLTFITSHFGDSTGLKPLARVKPTDMRAWMAHERKRGVAARSLARELSSVKSFYRWLAEREGFEPTAVLATRSPKFQKKLPRPLAKDAARAMIDTVDTQASKDWVAARDAAVLILLYGCGLRISEALGLTFADTPLPEVLRITGKGGKDRIVPVINPARAAVDRYLAEQPFPMQRDDPLFRGVRGGALSPRVIAKAMETARMQLGLPATATPHAMRHSFATHLLEAGGDLRTIQELLGHASLSTTQAYTAVDTARLMEVYDNAHPKGLKHG from the coding sequence ATGCTGATCTCCGCCGCCTCCCGCGACGCGCTGGAGGGGTGGCTTATCCATCGCAAATCGCTTGACGGTGTGGCCGAGAATACGGTCGAGGCCTATCGCTGCGACGTGCTGGGCTTCTTGACTTTCATCACATCACATTTCGGCGACAGCACCGGTTTGAAGCCGCTTGCCCGTGTGAAGCCAACTGATATGCGTGCTTGGATGGCGCATGAACGCAAGCGCGGAGTTGCGGCCCGTTCCTTGGCGCGCGAGCTGTCCTCGGTCAAAAGCTTCTATCGTTGGCTGGCAGAGCGCGAAGGGTTTGAGCCGACGGCCGTGTTGGCCACCCGCTCGCCGAAGTTCCAAAAGAAGCTGCCCCGCCCGCTGGCCAAAGACGCTGCTCGCGCGATGATAGATACAGTCGACACGCAGGCATCTAAAGACTGGGTCGCCGCGCGCGATGCCGCGGTTCTGATCTTGCTTTACGGGTGCGGCTTGCGGATATCAGAGGCACTTGGTCTGACATTTGCAGACACACCATTGCCCGAAGTTCTTCGTATTACCGGTAAAGGCGGGAAAGACAGGATTGTGCCAGTGATCAATCCGGCCCGAGCCGCGGTGGACCGCTATCTCGCCGAACAGCCGTTCCCAATGCAGCGCGACGATCCCCTGTTTCGCGGTGTGCGTGGCGGCGCACTCAGCCCGCGCGTGATCGCCAAAGCGATGGAAACCGCACGGATGCAGTTAGGACTACCTGCGACAGCGACCCCACATGCGATGCGCCATTCGTTTGCGACGCATCTGTTAGAAGCTGGCGGCGATCTGCGCACCATTCAGGAACTGCTTGGCCATGCCTCCCTGTCGACAACCCAAGCCTACACAGCAGTCGACACAGCCCGCCTGATGGAGGTCTACGACAACGCGCATCCAAAGGGACTAAAGCACGGGTAA
- a CDS encoding cytochrome P460 family protein, with translation MTIRTFIAATATVTALTATAANAADCAVDVEDPFDLEAAQIEEIYSCLKDAMAEGYAKEGDAVASNFRAWTVTSTRPAVAGPHGNRLLQTFANDIAAAQYLKFEEEGVKMPVGSVLAKESITISKKKKQAVVGPLFIMTKMEDGSIPETADWLYAGIQPNGKVMKIKQSFCHDCHAGYPDQDMLAYPLEEVRVSN, from the coding sequence ATGACCATCCGTACCTTTATTGCCGCCACTGCAACTGTCACCGCCCTTACGGCCACCGCTGCGAACGCTGCTGATTGTGCTGTCGATGTCGAAGATCCGTTTGATCTTGAGGCTGCTCAGATCGAAGAGATTTATTCCTGCCTGAAAGATGCGATGGCGGAAGGCTATGCAAAGGAAGGCGACGCGGTTGCATCGAATTTCCGCGCTTGGACTGTTACCTCAACCCGCCCTGCTGTGGCTGGTCCTCACGGAAACCGCCTGTTGCAAACCTTTGCCAACGACATCGCCGCCGCGCAGTATCTGAAATTCGAAGAAGAAGGCGTGAAGATGCCCGTTGGCTCGGTTCTGGCGAAGGAATCGATCACCATTTCAAAGAAAAAGAAGCAGGCCGTTGTTGGTCCGTTGTTCATCATGACAAAGATGGAAGACGGCTCGATCCCAGAGACTGCGGATTGGCTCTATGCCGGCATTCAGCCGAATGGCAAAGTCATGAAGATCAAGCAAAGCTTCTGCCATGATTGTCATGCAGGATATCCCGACCAAGACATGCTTGCCTATCCGCTAGAAGAGGTGCGCGTCAGCAACTAG
- a CDS encoding CDP-alcohol phosphatidyltransferase family protein → MTPQIKALSVHLLTATGAVFAMLAMLAAVDEKWSLMFLWLVVAFGVDGIDGPLARKYDVKQNAPQFDGVLLDLIIDYLTYVFIPAFALFKSGLFEGWTGWFVIIVITFTSAMYFADNRMKTKDNSFSGFPGCWNMVAIVVFALQPNFWIILVLVTALAITMFIPLKFVHPVRTERWRMVTLPTALAWTFFAGWAAWVNFDPQSWAHWGLVVTSIYLLFAGVAQQVIHGKDG, encoded by the coding sequence ATGACACCGCAGATCAAAGCCCTATCCGTCCATCTTCTGACCGCCACCGGTGCCGTATTTGCCATGTTGGCGATGCTTGCAGCAGTTGATGAGAAGTGGTCTTTGATGTTCCTGTGGCTCGTCGTCGCCTTCGGCGTTGATGGCATCGACGGCCCGCTCGCCCGAAAATACGACGTGAAGCAAAACGCCCCTCAATTCGACGGTGTGTTGCTGGATCTGATCATCGATTACCTGACCTACGTGTTCATCCCAGCATTTGCGTTGTTCAAATCAGGCTTGTTCGAGGGTTGGACAGGTTGGTTCGTGATTATTGTCATCACGTTTACATCTGCCATGTATTTCGCGGACAACCGGATGAAAACAAAAGATAATTCATTCTCCGGCTTTCCGGGGTGCTGGAACATGGTGGCAATAGTCGTCTTTGCGTTGCAGCCGAATTTCTGGATCATCCTTGTACTCGTCACGGCACTCGCGATCACAATGTTCATCCCGCTCAAGTTCGTCCACCCTGTCCGAACGGAGCGCTGGAGAATGGTCACGCTGCCAACGGCATTGGCTTGGACTTTCTTCGCAGGTTGGGCCGCGTGGGTGAATTTCGACCCCCAAAGCTGGGCGCATTGGGGTCTGGTTGTGACGTCGATCTACTTGCTTTTTGCGGGTGTCGCGCAACAGGTCATCCACGGCAAAGACGGCTAA